One genomic segment of Actinoplanes ianthinogenes includes these proteins:
- a CDS encoding Gfo/Idh/MocA family protein: MDVIGVGVIGLGWMGRVHTQAYARLPRHYPDLPAPRLIAGADDVPGRADGHGFASVTTDWRDLLGDPRIEAVSITAPNFLHREIGAAFAATGRHIWIEKPVGLSAADARAVAGTGQVCVGFNYRHAPAVQRARAILRDGGIGAVTHARFRFFSDYAAAPDAALTWRFERERGGNGVLGDLGAHAVDLVRHLLGEIDAVVAADRAIFVPERPAPRGVTTGHERGTGPLRPVENDDWFAALMRTAGGARVVVEASRVAAGEQNHYGFTIHGTRGMLSWDFRRMGELLVDGRTVFAGPGDGEYAAFQPAAGIAMSYDDLKVIEAALFLRSITGGTPHGPTLNDAVRAAEILEMIEAFDR, translated from the coding sequence ATGGATGTGATCGGCGTCGGCGTGATCGGTCTCGGCTGGATGGGCCGGGTGCACACCCAGGCGTATGCCCGGCTGCCGCGGCACTATCCCGATCTCCCGGCGCCCCGGTTGATCGCCGGGGCCGACGACGTGCCCGGCCGGGCGGACGGGCACGGCTTCGCGAGCGTGACCACCGACTGGCGGGACCTGCTCGGTGACCCGCGGATCGAGGCGGTCAGCATCACCGCGCCGAACTTCCTGCACCGGGAGATCGGGGCGGCGTTCGCGGCGACCGGGCGGCACATCTGGATCGAGAAGCCGGTCGGCCTGAGCGCGGCCGACGCCCGGGCCGTCGCCGGGACCGGACAGGTCTGCGTCGGCTTCAACTACCGGCACGCGCCCGCGGTGCAGCGCGCCCGGGCGATCCTGCGGGACGGCGGGATCGGCGCGGTGACGCATGCCCGGTTCCGCTTCTTCAGCGACTACGCGGCAGCTCCGGACGCGGCGCTGACCTGGCGGTTCGAGCGGGAACGCGGCGGGAACGGGGTGCTCGGCGACCTCGGTGCGCACGCGGTCGACCTGGTCCGGCATCTGCTCGGTGAGATCGACGCGGTGGTGGCGGCGGACCGGGCGATCTTCGTCCCGGAGCGGCCGGCGCCCCGTGGCGTCACCACCGGGCACGAGCGGGGCACCGGGCCGCTGCGGCCGGTGGAGAACGACGACTGGTTCGCGGCGCTGATGCGGACGGCCGGCGGGGCCCGGGTGGTGGTCGAGGCGAGCCGGGTGGCGGCCGGGGAGCAGAACCACTACGGGTTCACGATCCATGGCACCCGGGGGATGCTGAGCTGGGACTTCCGGCGGATGGGCGAGTTGCTGGTGGACGGTCGCACGGTCTTCGCGGGGCCGGGGGACGGTGAGTACGCCGCGTTCCAGCCCGCGGCCGGGATCGCGATGAGCTACGACGATCTGAAGGTGATCGAGGCGGCGCTGTTCCTGCGTTCGATCACCGGCGGAACCCCGCACGGGCCGACCCTGAACGACGCCGTCCGGGCCGCCGAGATCCTCGAGATGATCGAGGCGTTTGACCGGTAG
- a CDS encoding M48 family metallopeptidase, whose protein sequence is MNDYTLVVGREHMPELYRLVERVAAGTGAPMPDRIHVDFQANAGAATVGLRRTRVLTLGVPMLLALRPQELVALIGHGLGQLKHLDGTRSLLTHPARTFFGRLSRMIRPKISVEWVHRRSGIFHLLYLALQFVAGLLSLVFAAVHTWFAALGADERREAVLRADALAARAAGSAAVLDTLDVLAAAGPIVGHIERHVPAGEAAATWRRLVHAVRERETPALPAHRQLSIRSGASLLASHPPAGRRHQWLSARPYEAARVVVDTATAARLEREIDPYAEAMHRAMNEQA, encoded by the coding sequence ATGAACGACTACACCCTGGTGGTCGGGCGCGAGCACATGCCCGAGCTGTACCGGCTCGTCGAGCGGGTCGCGGCCGGGACCGGCGCGCCCATGCCGGACCGGATCCACGTCGACTTCCAGGCGAACGCCGGGGCCGCGACGGTCGGCCTGCGCCGGACCAGGGTGCTGACGCTGGGCGTGCCGATGCTGCTGGCGCTGCGGCCGCAGGAACTCGTCGCGCTGATCGGCCACGGGCTGGGCCAGCTGAAGCATCTGGACGGCACCCGGTCGCTGCTCACCCATCCGGCCCGGACCTTCTTCGGCCGGCTGTCCCGGATGATCCGGCCGAAGATCTCGGTGGAGTGGGTGCACCGCCGGTCCGGCATCTTCCACCTGCTCTACCTGGCCCTGCAGTTCGTCGCCGGGCTGCTGTCGTTGGTGTTCGCCGCGGTGCACACGTGGTTCGCGGCGCTCGGCGCCGACGAGCGGCGCGAGGCGGTGCTGCGGGCCGACGCGCTGGCGGCGCGGGCGGCCGGGTCGGCGGCGGTGCTCGACACGCTCGACGTGCTGGCGGCTGCCGGCCCGATCGTCGGGCACATCGAGCGGCACGTGCCGGCCGGTGAGGCGGCGGCGACCTGGCGGCGGCTGGTGCACGCGGTGCGGGAGCGGGAGACGCCCGCGCTGCCGGCCCATCGCCAGCTCTCCATCCGCAGCGGTGCGTCGCTGCTGGCGAGTCATCCGCCGGCGGGGCGTCGTCATCAGTGGCTGAGTGCTCGGCCCTACGAGGCGGCGCGGGTGGTGGTGGACACCGCTACGGCGGCCCGGCTGGAGCGGGAGATCGACCCGTATGCCGAGGCGATGCACCGGGCCATGAACGAGCAGGCCTGA
- a CDS encoding rhamnogalacturonan lyase B N-terminal domain-containing protein — MTPIPTRKRRKLLAGGIATVAVLAGAGLLGGQPWANAAAGITFDTGTGVSFVVDTTNGNMTSLKHNGIELTAAGQAAGQFESGWSSATVTGQTFNGGNSILVSATNSSIGVTQYYFARKNDNTIYLATNITKALNPGEARFITRLKSSLLTTSPVAARTAGTTSTVEGSDVFAFANGQTASKFYSSQRLITQTPFGASGSGHGAFLIPGTNDMTSGGPFFRDIEVNDTGTAVNITHYMFSGHQQTEALRLGLHGPYALALTGGAAPVVHSMDFLSAYIPGLLSNAQRGGVSGTVTGNRNGLTATVGLAGPNGQYWGKVKSGNFVIGHVKPGTYTATLYAGELAIGATKSITVTAGATTTLAMSGDVPAVGTLFQLGAFDGTPAGFRNSDKIETMHPSDSRMSSWTAGSYSATDAAKFPMAEFKSVNSPMALTFSLSSVPANGVKLRIGTTSSFAGGRPAVTVGSYSSPASASPAPANLDSRNVTRGTWRGVNTTYTFTIPASALKTGSNTLSIATISGSSGATFLSPNFIFDALALDPA, encoded by the coding sequence ATGACCCCCATCCCCACTCGCAAGCGCCGGAAGCTCCTCGCCGGCGGCATCGCCACGGTCGCGGTGCTGGCCGGCGCCGGTCTGCTCGGCGGCCAGCCCTGGGCGAACGCCGCGGCCGGCATCACGTTCGACACCGGGACCGGCGTCTCGTTCGTGGTCGACACCACCAACGGGAACATGACGTCGCTCAAGCACAACGGCATCGAGCTGACCGCCGCCGGTCAGGCCGCCGGACAGTTCGAGTCGGGCTGGTCGTCCGCGACGGTCACCGGCCAGACGTTCAACGGTGGCAACTCGATCCTGGTCAGCGCGACCAACTCGTCGATCGGCGTGACGCAGTACTACTTCGCGCGCAAGAACGACAACACGATCTACCTGGCCACGAACATCACCAAGGCGCTGAACCCGGGCGAGGCCCGGTTCATCACCCGGCTGAAGAGCTCGCTGCTGACCACGTCACCGGTCGCCGCGAGGACCGCCGGCACCACGTCGACGGTGGAGGGTTCGGACGTCTTCGCGTTCGCTAACGGGCAGACCGCGTCGAAGTTCTACAGCTCGCAGCGGCTGATCACGCAGACGCCGTTCGGGGCGAGCGGATCCGGGCACGGGGCGTTCCTCATCCCCGGCACCAACGACATGACCTCGGGTGGCCCGTTCTTCCGCGACATCGAGGTGAACGACACCGGCACCGCGGTCAACATCACCCACTACATGTTCAGCGGGCACCAGCAGACCGAGGCGCTGCGGCTGGGCCTGCACGGCCCGTACGCCCTGGCCCTCACCGGCGGCGCCGCCCCGGTCGTGCACAGCATGGACTTCCTCAGCGCGTACATTCCGGGTCTGCTCTCCAACGCCCAGCGTGGCGGCGTGAGCGGCACCGTGACCGGCAACCGCAACGGCCTCACCGCGACCGTCGGCCTGGCCGGCCCGAACGGCCAGTACTGGGGGAAGGTGAAATCCGGAAATTTCGTGATCGGGCATGTGAAGCCGGGTACCTACACCGCCACGCTCTACGCCGGCGAACTGGCCATCGGCGCCACCAAGTCGATCACGGTGACCGCCGGCGCGACCACCACGCTGGCGATGTCCGGTGACGTCCCGGCCGTCGGCACGCTGTTCCAGCTCGGCGCCTTCGACGGCACCCCGGCCGGTTTCCGCAACTCCGACAAGATCGAGACGATGCACCCGTCGGACAGCCGGATGTCGTCCTGGACGGCCGGCAGCTACAGCGCGACGGACGCCGCGAAGTTCCCGATGGCCGAGTTCAAGTCGGTGAACTCGCCGATGGCGCTGACCTTCAGCCTCTCCTCGGTCCCGGCCAACGGCGTCAAACTGCGCATCGGCACCACGTCGAGCTTCGCCGGCGGCCGTCCCGCGGTCACCGTCGGCAGCTACTCGTCGCCGGCCTCGGCCTCGCCCGCACCGGCCAACCTGGACTCCCGCAACGTCACCCGGGGCACCTGGCGCGGCGTCAACACCACCTACACCTTCACCATCCCGGCGAGCGCGCTCAAGACCGGCAGCAACACGCTGTCCATCGCCACGATCAGCGGCAGCAGCGGCGCCACGTTCCTGAGCCCGAACTTCATCTTCGACGCCCTGGCCCTCGACCCGGCCTGA
- a CDS encoding TOBE domain-containing protein — protein sequence MTVFQIGEAAELLGVSPDTVRRWVDAGRLAASRDEHGHRVIDGVDLAGFVRAQAAEPDERSDASSARNRLRGIVTAVVKDTVMAQVDIQAGPFRVVSLMSREAVDELDLQVGSVAVAVIKSTTVVVERATSRRTG from the coding sequence ATGACGGTGTTCCAGATCGGTGAGGCGGCCGAGTTGCTCGGGGTCAGCCCGGACACGGTGCGCCGCTGGGTCGATGCCGGTCGGCTCGCCGCGTCCCGTGACGAGCACGGGCACCGGGTGATCGACGGGGTGGACCTCGCCGGTTTCGTCCGGGCCCAGGCGGCCGAGCCGGACGAGCGCTCCGACGCCTCGTCGGCGCGCAACCGGCTGCGCGGGATAGTGACCGCCGTGGTCAAGGACACCGTGATGGCGCAGGTGGACATCCAGGCCGGGCCGTTCCGGGTGGTGTCGCTGATGAGCCGGGAGGCCGTCGACGAGCTCGATCTCCAGGTCGGCTCGGTGGCGGTGGCGGTGATCAAGTCGACCACCGTCGTGGTGGAGCGGGCCACTTCGAGGAGGACCGGTTGA
- the modA gene encoding molybdate ABC transporter substrate-binding protein: MVLTLGLSGCGGPEEKGTVTVFAAASLTESFTTLGKQFEAAHQGTTVKFNFAGSSALATQITQGAPADVFASAASKNMATIGDAAVTPTMFVKNQLVIATAKGNPKQITGVADLTEPGLKVALCAAEVPCGAAAGTALDAAGVKLTPVTLEQDVKAALSKVKLGEVDAALVYRTDARTASADVDTVEFPESAKAINEYPIAVLKGAANPTGARQFVDYVLSADGIEVLTAAGFQAP, from the coding sequence ATGGTGCTCACGCTGGGTCTGTCCGGCTGCGGCGGGCCGGAGGAGAAGGGCACCGTCACCGTTTTCGCGGCCGCCTCGCTCACCGAGTCGTTCACGACGCTCGGCAAGCAGTTCGAGGCGGCACACCAGGGCACCACGGTGAAGTTCAACTTCGCCGGCAGCTCGGCCCTGGCCACCCAGATCACCCAGGGCGCGCCGGCCGACGTGTTCGCCTCCGCCGCCTCGAAGAACATGGCGACCATCGGTGACGCCGCTGTTACCCCCACCATGTTCGTGAAGAATCAGCTCGTGATCGCCACCGCGAAGGGCAACCCGAAGCAGATCACCGGCGTGGCCGACCTGACCGAGCCGGGCCTCAAGGTCGCGCTCTGCGCCGCCGAGGTGCCGTGCGGCGCGGCGGCCGGAACCGCGCTGGACGCCGCCGGTGTGAAGCTCACCCCGGTCACCCTGGAACAGGACGTCAAGGCGGCGCTCTCCAAGGTCAAGCTGGGTGAGGTGGACGCCGCCCTGGTCTATCGCACCGACGCCAGGACGGCATCGGCCGACGTGGACACCGTCGAGTTCCCCGAGTCGGCCAAGGCGATCAACGAGTACCCGATCGCGGTCCTCAAGGGCGCGGCCAACCCGACCGGCGCCCGGCAGTTCGTCGACTACGTGCTCTCCGCCGACGGCATCGAGGTGCTGACCGCAGCGGGGTTCCAGGCGCCGTGA
- a CDS encoding ABC transporter permease, with translation MTRQRVPPALLVPAIGGLLFLVLPLAGLLWRTPWSTLLSRLREPEVAQALRLSLLTASLATLLCLVLGVPLAWLLARVTFPGRRLVRALITVPLVLPPVVGGIALLLALGRRGLLGGWLDETFGVSLPFTTAGVVVAEAFVALPFLVIAVEGALRGADTRYEEAAATLGASRWITFTHVTLPLVAPGIAAGGVLCWARALGEFGATITFAGNYPGITQTMPLAVYQTMESGDLDGAVVLSLILLAVSVTILAALRDRWLAAP, from the coding sequence GTGACGCGACAGAGGGTCCCGCCGGCGCTGCTCGTGCCGGCGATCGGGGGCCTGCTCTTCCTGGTCCTGCCGCTGGCGGGACTCCTCTGGCGTACCCCGTGGTCCACCCTGCTCAGCCGGCTCCGCGAGCCGGAGGTGGCCCAGGCCCTCCGGCTGTCGCTGCTCACCGCGAGCCTCGCCACCCTGCTCTGCCTGGTCCTCGGCGTGCCGCTGGCCTGGCTGCTGGCCCGGGTGACCTTCCCGGGCCGGCGGCTGGTCCGGGCGCTGATCACGGTGCCGCTGGTGCTGCCCCCGGTGGTCGGCGGCATCGCCCTGCTGCTCGCTCTGGGCCGGCGCGGCCTGCTGGGCGGCTGGCTGGACGAGACGTTCGGGGTCAGCCTGCCGTTCACCACGGCCGGCGTGGTGGTCGCCGAGGCGTTCGTGGCGCTGCCGTTCCTGGTCATCGCGGTGGAGGGCGCGTTACGCGGCGCCGACACCCGATATGAGGAGGCCGCCGCCACCCTCGGCGCGAGCCGCTGGATCACCTTCACCCACGTGACGCTGCCGCTGGTGGCGCCCGGGATCGCGGCCGGCGGGGTGCTCTGCTGGGCGCGGGCGCTCGGCGAGTTCGGCGCCACCATCACCTTCGCCGGGAACTATCCGGGGATCACCCAGACCATGCCGCTCGCGGTCTATCAGACCATGGAGAGCGGTGACCTGGACGGCGCCGTGGTGCTCAGCCTGATCCTGCTGGCCGTCTCGGTCACCATCCTGGCCGCGCTGCGCGACCGCTGGCTGGCCGCTCCGTGA
- a CDS encoding ABC transporter ATP-binding protein, translating to MTVDAHLVVRRGDFELDIALTIEPGETVALLGPNGAGKTTALRALAGLAPLSGGHVTLAGQDLSATPPERRRVGVVFQDYLLFPHLSARDNVAFGPRRQGVDRRGAHAIADRWLERVGLAEFARRKPRHLSGGQAQRVALARALAVDPALLLLDEPLAALDARTRLETRAELRRHLAAHPGATLLVTHDPLDALVLADRLVIIEGGRVVQEGDAATITARPRTDYVAQLVGLNLFRGRGDGHVVRISGDFVLTATDVVHGDAFVAFSPAAVALHPRQPDGSPRNTWPAVLTDIQRHGDNLRVRLAGPIVVAADITPAAAAQLDLQPGRELWAAVKASETRAYPAA from the coding sequence GTGACCGTGGACGCGCACCTGGTGGTGCGGCGCGGCGACTTCGAGCTGGACATCGCGCTGACGATCGAGCCGGGTGAGACGGTCGCCCTGCTCGGGCCGAACGGGGCCGGCAAGACCACCGCGCTGCGGGCCCTGGCCGGGCTGGCCCCGCTCTCCGGCGGGCACGTGACGCTGGCCGGGCAGGATCTCTCGGCGACCCCGCCGGAGCGTCGCCGGGTCGGCGTGGTGTTCCAGGACTACCTGCTGTTCCCGCACCTCAGCGCGCGGGACAACGTGGCGTTCGGGCCGCGCCGGCAGGGCGTCGACCGGCGCGGGGCGCACGCGATCGCCGACCGCTGGCTGGAGCGGGTCGGGCTCGCCGAGTTCGCCCGGCGCAAGCCCCGGCACCTGTCCGGCGGGCAGGCGCAGCGGGTGGCGCTGGCCCGGGCGCTCGCGGTGGACCCGGCACTGCTGCTGCTCGACGAGCCGCTGGCGGCGCTGGACGCGCGGACCCGGCTGGAGACCCGGGCCGAGCTGCGCCGGCATCTGGCCGCGCACCCGGGGGCGACGCTGCTGGTCACCCACGATCCGCTGGACGCGCTGGTGCTGGCCGACCGGCTGGTGATCATCGAGGGCGGGCGGGTGGTGCAGGAGGGCGACGCGGCGACGATCACCGCCCGGCCGCGGACCGACTATGTGGCGCAACTGGTCGGGCTGAACCTGTTCCGGGGGCGGGGGGACGGTCACGTCGTACGGATAAGCGGGGATTTCGTCCTGACCGCGACCGACGTCGTGCATGGCGACGCGTTTGTCGCCTTCTCCCCGGCGGCCGTCGCGTTGCACCCGCGGCAGCCGGACGGCAGTCCGCGCAACACCTGGCCCGCCGTGCTCACCGACATTCAGCGGCACGGCGACAACCTGCGGGTCCGGCTGGCCGGCCCGATCGTGGTGGCCGCCGACATCACCCCGGCCGCGGCGGCGCAGCTGGACCTGCAGCCCGGCCGGGAGCTGTGGGCCGCGGTCAAGGCGAGCGAGACGAGGGCTTACCCCGCCGCTTGA
- a CDS encoding NB-ARC domain-containing protein, with protein sequence MSMIEVLASEAVRVMAPSVAGAASGGARRLLALLTNRGERLPADPAGRVAFILRRAREDETFAAELAQELVAVDSVDAVAVVAPALFADREEVRARLAAPGVRLIGGAHGTGKTALAWQVVHDLRESINAYAVVDLDEYRDGAVLRVTEVRQEVLRQLGVPQVDDTAPIVADQYRRALRHRRFALVLDNVAGAAEAEALVHPWEHATVLVTTRVLTQDLRVWHPGRPEVLGAVDPDGAELILASRCGPEMLAAEPDAVRELIRRCDGIPSILGQAGAWLARRQGKPGAVAEMVARLRGAGEVGTLFDDSVRLSVAELDAGTAADLVTLAGHPGTDISDAGVAALLGRPADDLVDRLLDAALLVRGPHGRLSLLWSVRRHLRPAGDDAAFARYLRWFRDLAGAADLAMDPAGVTDRAREGRLRRYPAPEPAAWPFPHLRPVDWLQGEAHLVPDLLREAHHRGYHVEVLQLCGAMEALLTLRGHHWLCLEANAWGIAGAEALGLPLAAARLHALQGRIHVLLGQLDRADAELSAAESLVPDDADRQLTSSLLEFRARWAQERARLGATGELASAESMLRRAVTIDRALDDRRGLGLHLRMLANVLVEASRAGEALALLDGAAAPAGDARNAARIHLVRAKAWLSLGAAAEATGELDRARGLTTDSGATQYELELADLRGWAAHLTGDTEAARKWWGWVAYQYFLGEHPRAREFADRLSRETPGS encoded by the coding sequence ATGTCCATGATCGAGGTGCTCGCCTCGGAGGCCGTGCGGGTCATGGCGCCCAGCGTCGCGGGTGCCGCCAGCGGCGGAGCCCGGCGCCTGCTGGCCCTGCTCACCAACCGTGGCGAGCGGCTGCCGGCGGACCCGGCCGGGCGGGTGGCGTTCATCCTGCGCCGGGCCCGGGAGGACGAGACGTTCGCGGCCGAGCTGGCGCAGGAGCTGGTCGCGGTGGACAGCGTCGACGCGGTCGCCGTGGTGGCCCCGGCGCTGTTCGCCGACCGGGAGGAGGTCCGGGCCCGCCTGGCGGCGCCCGGCGTCCGGTTGATCGGCGGCGCGCACGGGACCGGGAAGACCGCGCTGGCCTGGCAGGTCGTCCACGACCTGCGGGAGAGCATCAACGCCTACGCCGTCGTGGACCTGGACGAGTATCGCGACGGCGCGGTGCTGCGGGTGACCGAGGTGCGGCAGGAGGTGCTGCGGCAGCTCGGCGTGCCCCAGGTGGACGACACCGCCCCGATCGTCGCGGATCAGTACCGCCGGGCGCTGCGGCACCGGCGCTTCGCGCTCGTGCTCGACAACGTGGCGGGCGCCGCCGAGGCCGAGGCGCTGGTGCATCCGTGGGAGCACGCGACGGTGCTGGTCACCACCCGGGTGCTGACCCAGGACCTGCGCGTCTGGCATCCGGGCCGGCCCGAGGTGCTCGGCGCGGTCGATCCGGACGGCGCCGAGCTGATCCTGGCCAGCCGCTGCGGGCCGGAGATGCTGGCCGCCGAGCCGGACGCGGTCCGCGAGCTGATCCGGCGCTGCGACGGGATCCCGTCGATCCTCGGGCAGGCCGGCGCCTGGCTGGCCCGCAGGCAGGGCAAGCCGGGCGCGGTCGCCGAGATGGTCGCCCGGCTCCGCGGCGCGGGCGAGGTGGGCACCCTCTTCGACGACTCGGTCCGGCTCAGCGTGGCCGAGCTCGATGCCGGGACCGCCGCCGACCTGGTGACGCTCGCCGGGCACCCGGGCACGGACATCAGCGACGCCGGGGTCGCGGCGCTGCTCGGCCGGCCCGCGGACGATCTGGTGGACCGGTTGCTCGACGCCGCGCTGCTGGTCCGCGGCCCGCACGGCCGGCTGAGTCTGCTGTGGTCGGTCCGCCGCCACCTGCGTCCGGCCGGGGACGACGCCGCCTTCGCGCGGTACCTGCGCTGGTTCCGGGACCTGGCCGGGGCCGCCGACCTGGCGATGGATCCGGCCGGGGTGACCGACCGCGCCCGCGAGGGCCGGTTGCGCCGGTACCCCGCGCCGGAGCCGGCCGCGTGGCCGTTCCCGCACCTGCGGCCGGTCGACTGGCTCCAGGGTGAGGCGCACCTGGTCCCCGACCTGCTGCGCGAGGCACACCACCGCGGCTACCACGTCGAAGTGCTGCAACTGTGCGGGGCGATGGAGGCGCTGCTCACCCTGCGCGGCCACCACTGGCTCTGCCTCGAGGCCAACGCCTGGGGCATCGCCGGCGCCGAGGCGCTCGGCCTCCCGCTCGCCGCCGCGCGGCTGCACGCGTTGCAGGGCCGGATCCACGTGCTGCTCGGGCAGCTGGACCGGGCCGACGCCGAGCTGAGCGCCGCCGAGTCGCTGGTCCCGGACGACGCCGACCGCCAGCTGACGTCGTCGCTGCTGGAGTTCCGGGCGCGCTGGGCGCAGGAGCGGGCCCGGCTCGGCGCGACCGGCGAGCTGGCCTCGGCCGAGTCGATGCTGCGGCGCGCGGTGACGATCGACCGGGCGCTCGACGATCGGCGCGGGCTCGGGCTGCACCTGCGGATGCTGGCGAACGTGCTGGTCGAGGCGAGTCGTGCCGGGGAGGCACTGGCCCTGCTGGACGGGGCCGCGGCGCCGGCCGGGGACGCGCGGAACGCGGCCCGGATCCACCTGGTGCGCGCGAAGGCCTGGCTGTCGCTGGGAGCCGCCGCGGAGGCCACGGGCGAGCTGGACCGGGCACGCGGGCTGACCACGGACAGCGGAGCGACCCAGTACGAGCTGGAACTGGCTGATCTGCGCGGCTGGGCGGCGCACCTGACCGGTGACACCGAGGCCGCCCGGAAATGGTGGGGCTGGGTCGCCTACCAGTACTTCCTCGGCGAACACCCGCGGGCGCGGGAGTTCGCCGACCGGCTCAGCCGGGAGACACCCGGATCGTGA